A single window of Deinococcota bacterium DNA harbors:
- a CDS encoding Uma2 family endonuclease, giving the protein MALEELVMSTRTEATIEDLYRVPDNGKAEIVNGELLLMSPTGGVPGRASGRIYRSLDDYERSSGGGYAFPDNVGFVVKLPHRRSFSPDAAFYVGELKGGKFLEGAPVFVAEVRSEGDYGAKAEWDMAAKRADYFAAGTFVVWDVDVLKENVVRVYRANDPENPVVYRGGDLAEAEPALPGWSMPVADLLA; this is encoded by the coding sequence GTGGCGCTCGAGGAGCTTGTGATGAGCACGAGAACAGAAGCTACCATCGAAGACCTGTACCGGGTGCCGGATAACGGCAAAGCCGAGATAGTCAATGGGGAATTGCTGCTGATGTCGCCTACTGGAGGGGTGCCGGGGCGAGCGAGCGGAAGAATCTATCGCAGCCTCGATGATTATGAGCGTAGCAGTGGCGGCGGGTACGCGTTTCCCGACAATGTCGGCTTTGTCGTGAAGCTGCCACACCGTCGCTCCTTTAGCCCTGACGCGGCCTTTTACGTCGGAGAGCTGAAAGGAGGAAAGTTTCTCGAGGGCGCGCCCGTGTTTGTTGCCGAAGTCAGAAGCGAAGGTGATTATGGAGCAAAAGCCGAGTGGGACATGGCAGCCAAACGGGCCGACTATTTTGCCGCCGGAACGTTCGTAGTATGGGACGTCGATGTGCTGAAAGAAAACGTGGTGCGCGTCTACCGCGCAAACGACCCTGAAAATCCCGTGGTTTACCGCGGCGGTGACCTGGCGGAAGCCGAGCCTGCTCTACCGGGCTGGTCGATGCCGGTAGCCGACCTCCTCGCCTAG
- a CDS encoding HD domain-containing protein: MRVPSLQEAEALLSEAKRRNSGPWVQHSIYVAKAAEAIASYHPELDPTTALILGYLHDIGRQEGVTDMRHALDGYTILNERGFSDAAQICLTHSFPMAEQRRAETAAGTWDCSAEELAFVDSYLEAVAYSDYDRLLQLCDCLAVASGFCLIEKRFVDVVTRHGFNEHTIPRWKAYLGLQESFESAIGRSIYSILPGVVENTFGFSQEEPG; encoded by the coding sequence ATGCGTGTTCCCTCACTACAAGAAGCAGAGGCTTTGCTGTCGGAAGCGAAAAGGCGCAACTCCGGGCCCTGGGTCCAGCACTCCATCTACGTCGCCAAAGCTGCCGAAGCTATCGCTTCCTATCACCCTGAGCTCGACCCGACCACGGCGCTCATTCTCGGCTACCTGCACGATATCGGCCGACAGGAAGGCGTGACCGACATGCGCCATGCCCTTGACGGTTACACCATTTTGAACGAGCGGGGTTTCTCCGACGCCGCGCAAATTTGCCTGACCCATTCCTTTCCGATGGCGGAACAACGGCGCGCCGAGACTGCCGCCGGAACATGGGACTGCTCGGCGGAAGAGCTCGCCTTCGTCGACAGTTACCTCGAGGCCGTAGCCTATAGCGACTATGACCGGCTCTTGCAGCTCTGCGACTGCCTGGCTGTGGCCTCCGGCTTTTGTCTGATCGAAAAGCGTTTTGTCGATGTCGTTACGAGGCACGGCTTCAACGAGCACACGATTCCACGCTGGAAGGCCTATCTGGGGCTTCAGGAGAGCTTTGAGAGCGCCATAGGCCGGTCCATCTACAGCATTCTTCCCGGCGTCGTAGAGAACACCTTTGGGTTCTCGCAAGAAGAACCCGGTTAG
- a CDS encoding cobalamin B12-binding domain-containing protein, which produces MENHKIRVLIAKPGLDGHDRGAKVIARALRDAGMEVIYTGLRQTGEMIVNAAVQEDVDAIGLSILSGAHMHYFREVSRLLKERKAEDILVFGGGIVPEQDLPKLEELGVGAIFTPGANTQDVVAYLREAVAERWAAQA; this is translated from the coding sequence ATGGAAAACCACAAGATACGCGTACTCATCGCCAAACCCGGCCTCGACGGCCACGATCGCGGCGCCAAGGTGATCGCCAGAGCGCTCCGCGACGCCGGCATGGAGGTCATCTACACCGGCCTGCGGCAAACCGGCGAGATGATCGTCAACGCCGCGGTCCAAGAGGACGTGGACGCCATCGGCCTGTCGATTCTCTCCGGCGCCCACATGCACTACTTCCGCGAGGTCAGTCGGCTCCTCAAGGAGCGCAAGGCCGAGGACATCCTGGTCTTCGGCGGCGGCATCGTCCCCGAGCAGGACCTGCCCAAGCTCGAGGAACTCGGCGTCGGCGCCATCTTCACGCCCGGCGCCAACACCCAGGACGTGGTCGCCTATCTGCGCGAGGCCGTCGCCGAACGCTGGGCGGCGCAGGCTTAG